A DNA window from Lates calcarifer isolate ASB-BC8 unplaced genomic scaffold, TLL_Latcal_v3 _unitig_4338_quiver_1516, whole genome shotgun sequence contains the following coding sequences:
- the LOC108898615 gene encoding calcium-regulated heat stable protein 1 produces HPRHIQGSRPVTPPLTSAGSPRSPVSPESLQPPACRHRDRSPSPMRGYLIPSPLPTRRNRTCSATARASEGPVFTGVCKYFSRSKGHGFITPSDGGSDIFVHISDIEGEYVPVEGDEMSYKICSIPPKHEKVQAVEVTITHLKPGTKHETWAGHVVSS; encoded by the exons CATCCCAGGCACATCCAGGGGTCAAGACCAGTGACCCCTCCACTGACCTCTGCAGGATCCCCACGTTCTCCAGTGTCACCAG AGTCCCTGCAGCCTCcagcctgcagacacagagaccGCTCCCCTTCCCCCATGAGAGGCTACCTCATCCCCAGCCCTCTGCCCACACGCAGAAACAGGACCTGCTCAGC GACGGCTCGTGCATCAGAGGGTCCGGTGTTTACTggtgtgtgtaaatatttttcCCGCTCCAAAGGCCATGGCTTCATCACGCCATCGGATGGGGGCAGTGACATCTTTGTCCACATCTcaga CATTGAGGGCGAGTATGTGCCGGTAGAAGGCGACGAGATGAGCTACAAGATTTGCTCCATCCCTCCCAAACACGAGAAGGTCCAGGCGGTGGAGGTGACCATAACCCATCTCAAACCAGGAACCAAACACGAGACCTGGGCGGGACACGTCGTCAGCAGCTGA